From the Leptospira sp. WS60.C2 genome, one window contains:
- a CDS encoding DUF4384 domain-containing protein, which translates to MKRFLILFSIAILSLFSVERNGTTPIYKIAVEAYPSTEESRALRDFIKEQIQSSGRGQITLAFPNTENRTWEFDKRGNASKETKSYLQTLTQVDKLVLVSSEDGQALISFVDVLHETIEYRNALPDSLSKTLVSDFLSYLDKKNIYLALSHTGANTASQVKINSLKSSYVAGEPIRFEIETAEDNYVYVVLVPENQKGEPVLLFPNQIQNDNFVKKGERVTIPDKRISFKASPTPSKDRIRAFATREEWKEYQLRGKKEDSFYRLLPPAVTGTKTLARTYPNPTTLTSPIEQSLVTEWEYETLSR; encoded by the coding sequence ATGAAACGTTTTTTGATTCTATTCTCGATTGCCATTTTATCCCTATTTTCGGTAGAACGAAATGGCACAACGCCTATCTACAAAATTGCTGTGGAGGCATATCCATCCACGGAAGAAAGTAGAGCGTTACGCGATTTTATCAAAGAACAAATTCAATCCAGCGGTCGTGGGCAAATCACACTTGCGTTTCCAAACACAGAAAACAGGACTTGGGAATTTGACAAACGAGGGAATGCCTCAAAAGAAACAAAATCCTACCTCCAGACCCTCACCCAAGTTGATAAACTGGTGTTAGTTTCATCAGAAGATGGCCAAGCCTTGATTTCGTTTGTGGATGTTTTGCACGAAACCATAGAATACCGAAACGCTCTTCCAGACTCTCTCTCCAAAACTCTCGTTTCGGATTTCTTAAGTTACCTGGACAAAAAGAACATCTATCTAGCTCTTTCCCATACGGGGGCAAACACAGCCTCCCAAGTCAAAATCAATTCGCTCAAATCAAGTTATGTAGCGGGTGAACCCATCCGTTTTGAAATCGAAACAGCGGAAGACAATTATGTGTATGTCGTTCTCGTTCCAGAGAACCAAAAAGGGGAACCAGTACTACTCTTTCCCAACCAAATCCAAAACGACAACTTTGTTAAAAAAGGCGAACGGGTTACCATTCCTGATAAACGGATCTCGTTTAAGGCTTCCCCCACACCTTCCAAAGACCGAATCCGTGCCTTCGCCACGAGAGAAGAATGGAAGGAATACCAACTTCGAGGCAAAAAGGAAGATTCTTTTTACCGCTTATTGCCACCAGCTGTCACTGGCACCAAAACTCTGGCACGTACATACCCGAACCCAACCACACTCACTTCTCCTATCGAACAAAGTCTAGTGACAGAATGGGAATACGAGACACTCTCTCGTTAA
- a CDS encoding FecR domain-containing protein, giving the protein MIRLIPFFLFLLTATTLFAEEVGVVSFVQGDNYISGPRFKKAKEPIKLGSVLKKGDTITSEDGSCEIQLATQATIRLAKFSSLRIDDLLNPKSKSTTLNLVGGKLFVKAHKPPGGGPSDTQLSVVNPSFVAGVRGTEFLVSTPNQGGEDDELKDVETGVYVNEGTVAVSPDKKGKPTLVTENEEAVVSGKQLKKQILDEFVKEKMRIFEQFKAIKEENYQRIKEQYEKNDQIMNDYKGQG; this is encoded by the coding sequence ATGATCCGTTTGATTCCTTTCTTTTTGTTTCTATTGACCGCAACTACCCTTTTTGCTGAAGAAGTGGGAGTGGTGAGTTTCGTCCAAGGAGACAATTACATTTCAGGACCTCGTTTTAAAAAAGCGAAAGAACCAATAAAACTAGGGAGTGTCCTAAAAAAAGGGGACACCATTACCTCGGAAGATGGAAGTTGCGAAATCCAATTGGCAACCCAGGCCACCATCCGGTTGGCAAAATTTTCTTCTTTGCGCATTGATGACCTTTTAAATCCAAAATCCAAATCCACAACCCTAAACCTAGTCGGTGGGAAGTTATTTGTCAAAGCACACAAACCGCCAGGTGGTGGGCCCAGTGATACGCAACTCAGTGTAGTGAATCCGAGTTTTGTAGCGGGAGTTCGCGGAACCGAATTCCTCGTCTCAACTCCCAACCAAGGTGGAGAAGATGACGAACTAAAAGATGTGGAAACAGGTGTGTATGTCAACGAAGGAACAGTGGCTGTCAGCCCAGACAAAAAAGGCAAACCAACACTCGTGACCGAGAATGAAGAAGCTGTTGTCTCTGGAAAACAGTTGAAAAAACAAATCCTAGATGAGTTTGTGAAAGAAAAAATGCGCATCTTTGAACAGTTCAAAGCCATCAAAGAAGAGAACTACCAACGCATCAAAGAGCAGTATGAAAAAAATGACCAAATCATGAACGACTATAAAGGCCAAGGCTAA
- a CDS encoding TolC family protein, protein MWRIRSIFVFCFCIFIHSVSAEELLLWEDCIWVGLERNAQFRLESTKSELYPILLKEKWKQYLPKLGVHYFGIFSRNQEQIDQEYRDVRLQIQQLLYDGGDTEREKQKIEIKQLIQAEEKKLLKEKIIQNISLAYLSANKRSLIHSLYEIRLERYQFEKKKSASESELQFVPKLETKSWKQWEVDFLNKRIHAEATKESSFLELKKVMFLDPLEPLYLEPGISERLEIFPPKINVLEVDENHPLQKKNRLQIELSQLEEETLENDWKPKLVLGGYLGRNGNYGFPLHNEIYGVSLGFQTNLGGSSLASNTQNGYQSEGNGIQRIPGYGPQAVGPGENAFQSGSFGLFDEVGRDKKRFDSKLSSLQARSEKEQSELHLKNLAKSTEVKLVEGYRKFVLYLDFTHSLLQSLKQKKEERNVQLLSELDYIKAEEEVFVALEQTVEHYFQYVSTALDLVFLTGEDPFSNRFYHLHQKRVPSVFTNLLSEWKEQFANIKEIPKEPKRKKQTPFYWEESDETR, encoded by the coding sequence ATGTGGCGCATTCGATCTATTTTTGTTTTTTGTTTCTGTATTTTCATCCATTCTGTATCGGCAGAGGAGTTATTGCTATGGGAAGATTGTATTTGGGTGGGTTTGGAAAGAAATGCTCAATTCCGTTTGGAATCGACTAAGTCCGAATTGTATCCTATTCTGCTCAAAGAAAAATGGAAACAATACTTACCTAAACTAGGAGTTCATTACTTTGGAATTTTCTCAAGAAACCAAGAGCAAATCGACCAAGAATACCGAGATGTTCGATTGCAAATCCAACAATTATTGTATGATGGTGGCGATACAGAACGAGAAAAACAAAAAATAGAAATCAAACAACTCATCCAAGCAGAAGAAAAAAAACTTCTTAAAGAAAAAATCATCCAAAACATCTCACTTGCGTATTTGTCTGCGAATAAACGGAGTTTGATCCACAGCTTATACGAAATTCGTTTAGAACGATACCAATTCGAAAAAAAGAAATCAGCATCCGAGTCGGAGTTACAATTTGTACCCAAACTAGAAACAAAGTCTTGGAAACAATGGGAAGTTGATTTTTTAAACAAACGAATCCATGCCGAAGCAACGAAAGAAAGCTCTTTTTTGGAACTGAAAAAAGTTATGTTTTTAGATCCATTGGAGCCTCTTTATTTGGAACCAGGGATCTCCGAACGATTGGAAATCTTTCCACCGAAGATAAATGTATTGGAGGTGGATGAAAATCATCCTCTTCAAAAGAAAAACCGACTGCAAATCGAACTGAGCCAACTAGAAGAAGAAACTTTAGAGAATGATTGGAAACCAAAACTCGTATTAGGTGGGTATCTGGGAAGGAACGGAAACTATGGATTTCCTTTGCACAATGAAATTTATGGAGTGAGTTTGGGTTTTCAAACCAATTTGGGTGGTTCGAGTTTGGCATCGAACACACAAAATGGATACCAATCGGAAGGAAATGGAATCCAAAGGATCCCCGGGTATGGGCCCCAAGCGGTTGGACCAGGGGAAAATGCGTTTCAAAGCGGATCCTTTGGACTCTTTGATGAAGTCGGTCGTGATAAAAAACGTTTTGATTCCAAATTATCTTCCCTACAAGCCCGGTCAGAAAAAGAACAATCGGAACTTCATCTTAAAAATTTAGCAAAATCCACAGAAGTTAAGTTAGTGGAAGGTTACAGGAAATTTGTCTTATATTTGGACTTTACTCATTCTCTTTTGCAAAGCCTCAAACAAAAAAAAGAAGAACGAAACGTTCAACTCCTTTCCGAATTGGATTACATCAAAGCAGAAGAAGAGGTCTTCGTCGCATTAGAACAAACAGTCGAACATTATTTTCAATATGTATCTACTGCCTTAGATTTGGTATTTCTGACAGGAGAAGATCCTTTTTCCAATCGTTTTTATCATTTGCACCAAAAAAGAGTCCCGAGTGTATTCACAAATCTTCTTTCGGAGTGGAAGGAGCAGTTTGCAAACATAAAAGAAATTCCTAAGGAACCAAAAAGAAAAAAACAAACCCCATTCTATTGGGAGGAATCAGATGAGACCCGTTAG
- a CDS encoding Ig-like protein, translating into MRPVRWSRWIVFVFILMVMDCQSQMGSVSDLLGLFVSDDSPKVISFSPQSGDKLVSPRASISILWDQPMEIQSCVSAFSMEPNVKGNFETTDISLKMIPNQELPPGGYVIRLTKQCENKKGKDLDRVYSIPFQVIEKETFPNPQLDSFLLSTGNSAECMSGGVVLDRMLQEIPSACVSIPGPPSMTLRFSKPMNQVEMQFGLRLDPSVSLQLVWTNPNELQLVLDEALRSQTRYHLILPAGLSATDGSKFLQPIQMDFMTGEGPKPPSVIAFGLASQNCGLGLQELGNLTGARWDSGFCFWSVGLPILSPKDYQFRGGDDGTGSSGVSSACADVTTDNFRVIFDEYVDPISVISSSRLTKISPPSSNIRLSTWEWTHCQTVVPFGCREITYSFAESEASCNGSMFGNNATGGDFNLSHSANAPNDFPYYEFRLDTEVRSVHGKRMLSPFVIQMEAK; encoded by the coding sequence ATGAGACCCGTTAGATGGAGTAGATGGATTGTATTTGTTTTTATTTTAATGGTAATGGATTGCCAATCTCAAATGGGATCGGTATCAGACTTGCTTGGTTTGTTTGTCTCGGATGACTCACCTAAGGTGATTTCATTTTCCCCACAATCGGGAGACAAATTGGTTTCTCCTCGTGCCTCCATTTCAATCCTATGGGACCAACCTATGGAAATCCAATCTTGTGTCTCAGCATTTTCTATGGAACCAAATGTAAAAGGGAATTTTGAAACAACAGACATTTCCTTAAAAATGATTCCCAACCAAGAGTTACCACCAGGTGGGTATGTGATTCGACTCACAAAACAATGTGAAAATAAAAAAGGAAAAGATTTGGACAGAGTGTATTCCATCCCATTCCAAGTGATCGAAAAAGAAACCTTCCCAAACCCACAATTGGATTCCTTTTTACTTTCTACTGGAAATTCCGCAGAATGTATGTCAGGTGGAGTTGTATTGGATCGGATGTTACAAGAAATCCCATCTGCCTGTGTCAGTATACCGGGGCCACCGTCTATGACCCTTCGGTTTTCCAAACCTATGAACCAAGTTGAAATGCAATTTGGACTACGTTTGGATCCCAGTGTTTCCTTACAACTCGTCTGGACCAATCCAAATGAACTGCAATTGGTTTTGGATGAGGCACTGAGGAGTCAAACACGTTATCATTTGATCTTACCTGCGGGTCTTTCTGCTACTGACGGATCAAAATTTCTCCAACCAATCCAAATGGATTTTATGACAGGGGAAGGACCAAAACCACCATCGGTCATTGCATTTGGACTTGCTTCTCAAAATTGTGGCCTGGGTCTACAAGAATTAGGTAACCTTACGGGTGCTCGCTGGGATTCCGGATTTTGTTTTTGGAGTGTCGGTCTTCCCATCTTAAGTCCAAAAGATTATCAATTTCGTGGTGGAGATGATGGAACTGGGAGTAGTGGCGTTTCGTCTGCTTGTGCGGATGTGACGACAGATAATTTTCGTGTGATCTTTGATGAGTATGTAGACCCCATCTCCGTTATATCATCCAGTCGTTTGACAAAAATATCTCCCCCATCCAGTAACATACGTTTGTCAACCTGGGAATGGACACATTGCCAAACCGTTGTTCCCTTTGGTTGCCGTGAAATTACGTATTCCTTTGCTGAGAGTGAAGCCAGTTGTAATGGATCCATGTTCGGAAACAATGCCACAGGAGGTGACTTCAATCTATCGCACTCTGCCAATGCACCGAATGACTTTCCCTATTATGAATTTAGGTTGGATACTGAAGTTCGGTCTGTCCATGGAAAACGAATGCTTTCTCCCTTCGTGATTCAAATGGAGGCAAAATGA
- a CDS encoding efflux RND transporter periplasmic adaptor subunit, which translates to MRKKLLFLLRSKLKTYALLFLGWGIVSCIFTFVSNEMIRNRFPWITKILYQEFWKKGEKKTSSQPLADPLPIFQKPIVTEQSIHLEFPAIVEPTREIQLQSKQNGRIAKLYVVEGQTVKKGQILLTLDDDLIRLEGEKLLISAEVAKTNQTIALEKWKQAESQIEVKIREIDKKTELLEVSKTEWEHTKEIRVKKEKLWQEGFLSGLELERWKLDEENKFAQYHNIKRDRANLLSTLHLDDTREEQSFPEKLKHWKERNTVLERTEYELSVTNAKILEKQIEANKQLLSETKLVSPKNGKIFKIHTKEGELTNHLPLVTMIENGELSISFQISENDLKQIKQGKTVEFIPSFSGSEVVFGKIDRIGGYLDSRSHSIGIKANLFQKKSELLTGMFGTAKIATGERKEIILIPKKSMLGDEVNGNYLHVKNGENIEKRFIQSKVYNDSEMEVIAGLKANDLFQINVQ; encoded by the coding sequence ATGAGAAAGAAGTTACTTTTTCTCCTTCGATCAAAACTAAAAACTTACGCATTATTATTTCTTGGATGGGGAATTGTTTCTTGTATCTTCACATTTGTTTCAAATGAAATGATTCGGAATCGTTTCCCTTGGATCACAAAGATACTCTATCAAGAATTCTGGAAGAAAGGAGAGAAGAAGACCTCATCCCAACCTCTGGCTGATCCTTTACCCATCTTTCAAAAACCAATCGTCACAGAACAATCAATTCATTTGGAATTTCCTGCCATTGTGGAACCAACTAGAGAGATCCAGTTGCAAAGTAAACAAAATGGTCGTATTGCAAAATTGTATGTAGTAGAAGGCCAAACAGTGAAAAAAGGACAGATCCTTCTTACCCTCGATGATGATTTGATTCGCTTGGAAGGAGAAAAATTACTAATTAGTGCTGAAGTGGCTAAAACAAATCAAACGATTGCACTTGAAAAATGGAAACAAGCGGAAAGTCAAATAGAAGTTAAGATCAGAGAGATCGATAAAAAGACAGAACTCTTGGAAGTTTCCAAGACGGAATGGGAACACACCAAAGAAATAAGGGTAAAAAAAGAGAAACTTTGGCAAGAAGGATTTCTCTCAGGCTTAGAATTGGAAAGATGGAAACTTGATGAGGAAAATAAATTTGCTCAATATCATAATATCAAACGAGATCGAGCAAACTTACTATCCACTTTGCATTTAGATGATACAAGGGAAGAACAATCATTTCCAGAAAAACTAAAACATTGGAAAGAACGAAACACAGTTTTGGAACGGACCGAATATGAACTCAGTGTGACCAATGCTAAAATCTTAGAAAAACAAATCGAAGCAAACAAGCAATTGTTAAGTGAGACAAAGCTTGTCTCACCAAAGAATGGAAAAATATTTAAAATTCATACCAAAGAGGGAGAACTTACTAATCATTTGCCTTTGGTGACTATGATTGAAAATGGTGAACTTTCTATTTCCTTCCAAATTAGTGAAAATGATTTAAAACAAATCAAACAAGGTAAGACAGTCGAATTTATTCCCTCATTTTCTGGGTCTGAAGTTGTTTTTGGTAAAATTGATAGAATCGGTGGTTATTTAGATTCCAGATCTCATAGTATTGGAATCAAAGCTAACTTGTTTCAAAAAAAAAGCGAACTTTTGACTGGTATGTTTGGGACCGCAAAAATTGCCACTGGAGAGAGGAAGGAAATCATCCTTATTCCTAAAAAATCAATGCTAGGTGATGAGGTGAATGGTAATTATCTTCATGTAAAAAATGGAGAGAACATAGAAAAGAGGTTTATACAATCAAAAGTTTACAATGATTCCGAGATGGAAGTTATCGCTGGATTGAAAGCAAATGACCTTTTTCAAATCAATGTGCAATGA
- a CDS encoding efflux RND transporter permease subunit, producing the protein MLQIFRYHNRLCLVGLVALVMAIYFRKDSFHIQLLPNLNPLRYSVVTEFPNHSAEDVDLTLSLPLSNRISSLKSVKKIKTQSIHGKSTVQIELRHAAPSWEFKENLYQLLFESKQELPLGVGVSKLIQGHQSENPFLELVIPKKSISSGQDVSFLINRIQYQLERISGVVSVSVIGEPKHSLLLSLLEERLDIFPIKTKDIENQIMASIQSGSLGKIIDLHQETEIKMEAEIQSIETLLKFPIYIGEGKSIPLSQIANASMVSFPFDTITQWNGNDSIYIAIYVDPKQNPLKIANEMQVVLSEFQNEMRLLVYSDASQELKSQLKQFFLFLLFSLICGLGFSYFLYREWFPVFSLFVSVVFSLVIFFSFDGHVFDLDQSFEFEWNFCWNRNVI; encoded by the coding sequence ATGCTTCAGATATTTCGTTATCACAACCGGCTGTGTTTGGTAGGTTTAGTAGCCTTGGTAATGGCAATTTATTTTAGAAAGGATTCATTTCATATCCAACTATTACCGAATCTAAATCCTTTACGCTATTCTGTTGTAACTGAATTTCCAAATCATTCGGCAGAAGATGTTGACTTAACTCTAAGTCTTCCCTTATCAAATCGTATTTCTTCTTTAAAATCGGTTAAAAAGATCAAAACTCAATCGATTCATGGAAAATCAACCGTTCAAATAGAACTACGACATGCTGCTCCTTCATGGGAATTCAAAGAAAACTTGTACCAATTGTTGTTTGAGAGTAAGCAGGAACTACCTCTTGGTGTTGGTGTTTCAAAATTAATCCAAGGTCATCAATCCGAAAATCCTTTCCTTGAGTTGGTGATACCTAAAAAATCTATTTCTAGTGGACAAGATGTCTCTTTTCTCATCAACCGAATCCAATACCAATTAGAACGTATTTCTGGCGTTGTTTCCGTTTCTGTGATAGGAGAACCAAAACATTCGCTTTTGTTGTCCCTCCTAGAAGAAAGATTAGATATTTTCCCTATCAAAACTAAGGACATAGAAAACCAAATAATGGCATCCATTCAAAGTGGTTCTCTTGGGAAAATTATAGATCTGCACCAAGAAACAGAAATCAAAATGGAAGCAGAAATTCAGTCCATTGAAACGTTACTGAAATTTCCCATCTATATTGGGGAAGGAAAATCGATTCCATTATCACAGATTGCAAATGCTTCGATGGTATCGTTTCCTTTCGATACCATAACGCAGTGGAATGGGAATGATTCTATCTACATAGCCATTTACGTAGATCCAAAGCAAAACCCTTTGAAAATAGCAAACGAAATGCAAGTGGTTTTATCTGAATTTCAAAATGAAATGAGGCTTCTTGTTTATTCAGATGCATCTCAGGAATTAAAATCACAACTCAAACAATTCTTCTTATTCTTACTGTTTAGTCTGATTTGTGGATTAGGATTTTCTTATTTTCTATATCGTGAATGGTTTCCTGTTTTTAGTCTTTTCGTTTCTGTTGTGTTTTCCCTCGTTATTTTTTTTTCATTTGATGGTCACGTTTTCGATCTCGATCAATCTTTTGAGTTTGAGTGGAATTTCTGTTGGAATCGGAATGTTATTTGA
- a CDS encoding efflux RND transporter permease subunit — protein MVTFSISINLLSLSGISVGIGMLFDANNLIYYSIQAHWSEEKEKSIAVIRGIRSVIVSLISSSLTTMIVIIPLLLYVNEWKDFFYDIGFSIVLLVFSSFLTAITIVPFLFLTVSPKLAVANTQVIPFDLKNVPKLDWLRNHTSFYAIVFVFFLLWILIGNFASERFEIFPRPKAIGMNVEVFPKQNVSIQEELFLISEVRRQFERLYPNQSLLLLPYLSLQENVSPYQLAIPIQFKWFFQGDTSKFSDEIWKGFDSARWRVKFIPIESELSRSLPFLPSDSIVITHLDWQSLMDWMFNVMNHPSNIRQKGQFDFSPSEVNLKTWKKNSFPDLELQPDYDDLQRKILLKNNPKQIGFLQNKTSLPFYIEFLSVDRDRIKNKYDGLPKFKSHTQDVIDSKSLFQVEERKISSEYRREFGRFSLEWFGDLGLETLLLNLKEKGFQYSVVSSKNEIFSFYLTLLVLLLFSYVFVYLALVGIYESFYRPFIYLLISLSYFLVVIAVLMVLLGEVHFGHYIGLLILLGLSLDSLSLFGERWEEEKKKNLMQEKIALVLSWIRKPVLLNAGSTWFGLLPVVLIVLPGSEFVRSIAITMSIGIMISLYFVFYLYPKIFSTYFDSSQ, from the coding sequence ATGGTCACGTTTTCGATCTCGATCAATCTTTTGAGTTTGAGTGGAATTTCTGTTGGAATCGGAATGTTATTTGATGCGAACAATCTAATCTATTATTCAATTCAGGCTCATTGGTCAGAAGAAAAAGAGAAATCCATTGCCGTTATCAGAGGAATTCGAAGTGTGATTGTCTCTCTCATTTCTTCGAGTCTGACAACGATGATTGTGATCATTCCTTTATTGCTGTATGTCAATGAATGGAAAGATTTTTTTTATGACATTGGTTTTAGCATCGTTTTACTTGTGTTTTCTTCTTTTCTCACTGCGATCACGATTGTGCCTTTCTTATTCCTTACAGTTTCACCGAAGTTAGCGGTTGCGAACACTCAAGTCATTCCTTTTGACTTAAAAAATGTCCCAAAATTAGATTGGTTAAGGAATCATACATCTTTCTATGCCATAGTATTTGTTTTCTTCTTACTATGGATTTTAATTGGAAATTTTGCATCAGAAAGATTCGAAATTTTTCCAAGACCCAAGGCCATTGGAATGAACGTGGAAGTATTCCCAAAACAGAATGTATCGATTCAAGAAGAATTGTTTTTGATTTCTGAGGTGAGAAGGCAATTTGAGAGATTGTATCCAAATCAAAGTCTTTTGCTTTTGCCCTATTTGTCTTTGCAAGAGAATGTTTCTCCATACCAACTAGCAATCCCCATTCAATTTAAATGGTTTTTTCAGGGTGATACTTCAAAGTTCTCTGATGAAATATGGAAAGGTTTTGATTCTGCACGGTGGAGGGTGAAGTTTATTCCCATCGAATCAGAGCTTTCTCGTTCTTTGCCTTTCCTTCCAAGTGATTCGATTGTCATCACTCATCTGGATTGGCAATCATTAATGGATTGGATGTTCAATGTTATGAACCATCCATCGAACATAAGACAGAAAGGGCAGTTTGATTTTTCGCCAAGTGAGGTGAATCTTAAAACATGGAAAAAGAATTCATTTCCCGATTTAGAGTTACAGCCAGATTATGATGATTTGCAAAGAAAGATTCTATTAAAAAACAATCCCAAACAGATTGGATTTTTACAGAACAAAACATCTTTGCCATTTTATATAGAATTTCTTTCGGTGGATCGCGATCGAATCAAAAACAAATACGATGGACTTCCTAAATTTAAATCACATACACAAGACGTAATTGATTCGAAAAGTTTGTTTCAAGTAGAAGAAAGAAAAATATCTTCTGAGTATCGGCGTGAATTCGGACGGTTTTCATTGGAATGGTTCGGTGACCTCGGTTTAGAGACACTGCTTTTGAATTTAAAAGAGAAGGGCTTTCAATATTCAGTTGTATCTTCAAAAAATGAAATATTTTCTTTTTATCTAACTTTACTTGTATTACTGCTATTTTCCTACGTATTTGTATATTTGGCGTTAGTTGGTATTTATGAATCGTTTTATCGGCCATTCATCTATTTGCTAATTTCTCTTTCTTACTTTTTGGTTGTCATTGCTGTTTTGATGGTTCTCCTGGGAGAAGTTCATTTTGGGCACTATATTGGACTTTTGATTTTACTTGGCTTGTCTTTGGATAGCCTGTCTTTGTTTGGTGAAAGATGGGAAGAAGAGAAAAAAAAGAATTTGATGCAAGAAAAAATCGCTCTTGTACTATCTTGGATTCGAAAACCAGTGTTACTCAATGCAGGCAGTACATGGTTTGGATTACTTCCTGTTGTTTTGATTGTTCTACCTGGTTCTGAGTTTGTTCGGTCAATTGCAATCACCATGTCTATTGGAATTATGATTTCCCTTTATTTTGTATTTTATCTTTATCCAAAAATATTCTCCACTTATTTTGACTCTTCGCAATGA